TTGCCCAATGCCATGTTCGGCCGAAATGGAGCCGTAGTGTTTCTCGACCTGAGAATAGACCACATCATGAATGGCTGCTTCATGAGCACGATTAAACTCGCTGGCATTAGTCCCAAGTGGCGGAGCAATGTTGTAATGCAAATTACCGTCACCCAAATGCCCAAAATTGATAATACGCACCCCAGTAAATTTCCCCCGAATCAATTGATCGGTCTCGGTGATAAAGGCATCAAGTCCTGAGATTGGTAGCGAGATATCGTGTTTGAGATTGGCGCCTTCTTGCGCTTGTGCCATGGTGATATGCTCACGCATGGTCCAAAATGATTGGGCTTGCGAGAGATTGCTCGCAATCACCGCATCAATCGCAATACCCGCTTCAAACGCAGACTCGAGGACCTGTTCCATTAGGTTGCGGGCATGTTCTTCGCCCTCATGATCGGATAGCTCGACCAAGACCGTGTAAGCAGGGTCATTGGCAAGGGGATTTTTCATGTGGGGAAATTGCTTGGCGGTGAGGTCCAAAGAGTCCTTTGACATCATCTCAAAGCCAGTGAGTAGGGCAGCAGTACGTTTCTGAAAAAGACTCAGCAATTCAATCGTTGCCGGAATATTTGGGACAGCCACTAAGGCAGTCCACTGGGTCAGCGGCAAGGGATATAGCTTCATCACCGCGGCAGTAATGATGCCAAGACAGCCCTCGGAACCAATGTACAAATCACGCAGATCAAATCCAGTGTTGTCTTTCCGTAAGCTCCGCAGACCATGCAGGATCTCGCCTTGCGCAGTGACCACTTCGAGGCCCAAACACAGCTCACGGGCATTGCCGTAGCGCAGAACATTAGTACCGCCCGCATTGGTGGCCAGATTGCCGCCAATCTGACAGCTCCCCTGCGCACCTAGACTGAGTGGAAATAAGAACCCCTGCGCTTTAGCAGCCTCTTGCAAAGTTTGCAAAATACAGCCTGACTCGACCACCATGGTTTGGTTACTCGGATTAATTTCACGGATCGTATTCATCCGCTTGAGATTCAGAACAATTTGTTGGCCCGAGTCATTGGGGGTTGCTGCCCCGCACATACTGGTATTGCCGCCTTGCGGAACAATGGAAATCGATGCTTGATCGCACGCTTTGACAATCTTAGCAACCTCCTCGGTTGTTTTGGGAAGCAAAACAGCGAGCGCTTTACCGTGATAACGATTGCGCCAATCACTTAGATAGGGCGCTTGATCATTGGGCTCGACTAATACATAAGCATTACCAACAATCGATTGACAATGCGAGATAAATTCAGAGTGATTCATGAAAGCATTCTAGTGCTTCGATTCGTCTTTTGCTTTCGCCTTAGCCGCTTCTTTAATCGGCTTGAGGTACATCAGTAAGGCAACAAAAACAGTGATGGATAGGATCAGTTCGAGAATGGCCATCCACATATTCCAACCCGATTCGGTAATACGCGTCAAGGCTTCGGTGGTGTAGATCAGGATCGCCATACTGCTCCATTGCATGGTGTAGATATTTGCGCGCCATACTCCAGGCAGCATGATGATTAAAGGGACTGCCTTTAACACTAACCATGAGCCCCCAGGCCTTAGTGGTGAGATTAACCATTCCCAAGCTACGCACACCATAATTAAATCAACGATTGCAGCACTGGCAATCAACACATACTTATCTTTTTTCAGTAATCCACTCAGCATGATTTATTTGCCGCCGTGAAGACGTAAAGCGATTTCAGCCAAACGCTTACCTTGTGCAATGGCTAAGCGAGATTCTTCTGCACTGATCGGGGCGCTGCCATCAGCGTGCGCAAGGTGCGATACACCATACGGTGTTCCACCACTCGTGGTGTTCATGAGTTCAGGATTGCTATAGGGTAGACCAAGCACCACCATGCCGTGATGAAAAAGAGGAATCATCATCGAGAGGAGGGTGGTCTCCTGACCGCCATGCAAACTACCGGTGCTGGTAAATACACAGGCGGGCTTACCTTGCAGTGCACCGCTTAACCATTGTGAGGTACTACCGTCCAAAAAATACTTGAGCGGTGCAGCCATATTGCCAAAGCGGGTCGGTGACCCCAGTGCTAGAGCAATGCATTCCTCCAAATCAGAGTATTCGACAAAGGGAGGTCCATCCTTCGGTACGGGTGGCTCGCTCGCCTCGCAAACCGTTGATACCGCAGGCACCGTCCGTAGACGGGCGCTAACTCCGGGCACGCTCTCAATTCCTTGACCAATCAGTCGAGCGAGCTGCTCGGTCGCGCCGTAGCGGGAGTAGTACAACACCAGGATCTCGGATGAACGCATACACTGCACTTTCTTTGGAATTTCAGACAGATCCCCTATGATACGGTCATGCCATTATCTTTTCCGATTGAGCGTTGGTTGCCCCTAGGCAAAGAGCTCTGGGATCGCAATCAACATTTACGTTTGAGCCAGGTATCGGCCAGTTTGGCCTTCACCACCATTTTGTCCTTGGTGCCGATGCTGACCATTGGGTCAATTCTGCTGAGTCAATTCCCGGCGGTGATTAATCTACGTAATGCCTTTCAAACCTGGCTACTAAAGAACTATTTCCCCGGTGGCATCAGCCAACAAGTATTTAGTTACTTCAACCAGTTCTCAGCCAAAGCCAAGGGATTAACGATTGTGGGCTCTCTGGGGCTGGTGATTACGACGATTCTAACGATGGTGGTGATTGAGCGCGCCTTTAATGAGATCTGGAAGGTCAAGGAGCGCCGACCCTTTCTTAAAAAACTCATCATCTATTCAGTAGCAACCGTGATCGGCCCCATTCTCTTAGGTCTAGGGATTTATCTCAGCAGCGTATTGCTGGGTTCGGCTAGCGGCTGGTTCCCGACCTTATCGGCAGGATTTAAATTCATCAGTACTATCATTCCTAGTCTATTAGCATTCATTGTTTTTGCTCTAGCCTACCGAATCCTGCCCTATGCCCCAGTGACCTGGCGTGATGCGTTTACAGGTGCCGCTTTTGTGGCCGCGGCCTACGAGATCACCAAGTTTGGATTTGCCTATTTCATGACCCAGGCTGCCTTCTATAAAACCGTCTACGGTACCTTTGCAATCGTGCCCCTCATGTTGATTTGGATCTATATCACCTGGTGGCTTACGCTTGCCGGTGCAGTGATTGTGGCGAACTTGCCAACCATTCGGCAAAACCGTCAGCGGGAACAGGCGCCTGCCTAATGCCATAATGATGGTATGTCTGGAAATACCTTAGGTCTTCTATTTACTGTAACCACCTTTGGTGAGTCGCACGGTCCTGCAATTGGTGCGGTGGTGGATGGTTGTCCCCCAGGAATGGAACTATCGGTCGATGATATTCAGGTGGATCTGGATCGTCGCAAGCCAGGTACCTCGCGCCATGTAACCCAACGCAAAGAAGAGGACAAGGTCGAGATTTTGTCTGGCGTCTTTGAAGGTAAAACCACGGGTACCCCCATTTGTTTGTTGATTCGCAATACCGATCAACGCAGCCAAGATTACAGCGAGATCCTACAAACCTTTCGGCCAGGTCACGCTGATTACACCTATCACTATAAATATGGCTTTCGAGACCCACGCGGTGGCGGGCGCTCCTCAGCACGTTTAACCGCCCCCGTGGTTGCAGCCGCGGCAATCGCAAAAAAATGGTTGCGGGAACACTACGGTACTCAAATCGTGGCACATATGAGCCAACTGGGTGAAATTGCCATTCCATTCGAAGATGCAGAAGAAATCGCTCGCAATCCATTCTTTGCCGCGAATGCCAGCATCATTCCAAAGCTCGAAGAGTATATGGATCAATTGCGTAAGGCGGGTGATTCGTGCGGAGCCAAAATTGAGGTTGTGGCTCACCACGTACCGATTGGTTTGGGTGAGCCACTCTTTGATAAGTTAGATGCCGATATCGCCCATGTGATGATGGGTATTAATGCCGTGAAGGGTGTTGAGATTGGCGAAGGATTTGGGGTAGTAGCCCAAAAGGGAAGTGCTCATGGTGATGAGATGCATCCGGATGGCTTTGCAAGCAATAATGCCGGCGGTGTTCTAGGCGGTATTAGCACTGGGCAAGATATTCGTGTATCGATTGCGATTAAGCCGACTTCAAGCATCATGAGCCCGAAAGAGACAGTGGACGTGCACGGTAAACCTGCCACCATTCAGACCAAAGGGCGTCATGATCCCTGCGTCGGAATTCGTGCCGCACCAATCGCTGAAGCGATGTTGGCCTTGGTGCTAATGGATCATGCCTTGCGTCATCGTGCTCAGTGCGGTGATGTCACGGTGAGTCCTCCCGCAATTCCGGGCTCCCGTAGCACCTAAGGATTCATGACAGCGTCTTCGCGTTGGGCCTTCGGGGCCTTTTTCTTTTTGTACTTCGCCTACATTGGCCTCATGTCG
This DNA window, taken from Polynucleobacter sp. HIN5, encodes the following:
- a CDS encoding FAD-binding oxidoreductase, which translates into the protein MNHSEFISHCQSIVGNAYVLVEPNDQAPYLSDWRNRYHGKALAVLLPKTTEEVAKIVKACDQASISIVPQGGNTSMCGAATPNDSGQQIVLNLKRMNTIREINPSNQTMVVESGCILQTLQEAAKAQGFLFPLSLGAQGSCQIGGNLATNAGGTNVLRYGNARELCLGLEVVTAQGEILHGLRSLRKDNTGFDLRDLYIGSEGCLGIITAAVMKLYPLPLTQWTALVAVPNIPATIELLSLFQKRTAALLTGFEMMSKDSLDLTAKQFPHMKNPLANDPAYTVLVELSDHEGEEHARNLMEQVLESAFEAGIAIDAVIASNLSQAQSFWTMREHITMAQAQEGANLKHDISLPISGLDAFITETDQLIRGKFTGVRIINFGHLGDGNLHYNIAPPLGTNASEFNRAHEAAIHDVVYSQVEKHYGSISAEHGIGQLKLPDLEAHRGSVALQLMRSIKTALDPKNIMNPGKVLP
- a CDS encoding DUF2069 domain-containing protein, yielding MLSGLLKKDKYVLIASAAIVDLIMVCVAWEWLISPLRPGGSWLVLKAVPLIIMLPGVWRANIYTMQWSSMAILIYTTEALTRITESGWNMWMAILELILSITVFVALLMYLKPIKEAAKAKAKDESKH
- the wrbA gene encoding NAD(P)H:quinone oxidoreductase, which produces MRSSEILVLYYSRYGATEQLARLIGQGIESVPGVSARLRTVPAVSTVCEASEPPVPKDGPPFVEYSDLEECIALALGSPTRFGNMAAPLKYFLDGSTSQWLSGALQGKPACVFTSTGSLHGGQETTLLSMMIPLFHHGMVVLGLPYSNPELMNTTSGGTPYGVSHLAHADGSAPISAEESRLAIAQGKRLAEIALRLHGGK
- a CDS encoding YihY family inner membrane protein, coding for MPLSFPIERWLPLGKELWDRNQHLRLSQVSASLAFTTILSLVPMLTIGSILLSQFPAVINLRNAFQTWLLKNYFPGGISQQVFSYFNQFSAKAKGLTIVGSLGLVITTILTMVVIERAFNEIWKVKERRPFLKKLIIYSVATVIGPILLGLGIYLSSVLLGSASGWFPTLSAGFKFISTIIPSLLAFIVFALAYRILPYAPVTWRDAFTGAAFVAAAYEITKFGFAYFMTQAAFYKTVYGTFAIVPLMLIWIYITWWLTLAGAVIVANLPTIRQNRQREQAPA
- the aroC gene encoding chorismate synthase encodes the protein MSGNTLGLLFTVTTFGESHGPAIGAVVDGCPPGMELSVDDIQVDLDRRKPGTSRHVTQRKEEDKVEILSGVFEGKTTGTPICLLIRNTDQRSQDYSEILQTFRPGHADYTYHYKYGFRDPRGGGRSSARLTAPVVAAAAIAKKWLREHYGTQIVAHMSQLGEIAIPFEDAEEIARNPFFAANASIIPKLEEYMDQLRKAGDSCGAKIEVVAHHVPIGLGEPLFDKLDADIAHVMMGINAVKGVEIGEGFGVVAQKGSAHGDEMHPDGFASNNAGGVLGGISTGQDIRVSIAIKPTSSIMSPKETVDVHGKPATIQTKGRHDPCVGIRAAPIAEAMLALVLMDHALRHRAQCGDVTVSPPAIPGSRST